One segment of Urocitellus parryii isolate mUroPar1 chromosome 5, mUroPar1.hap1, whole genome shotgun sequence DNA contains the following:
- the Pced1b gene encoding PC-esterase domain-containing protein 1B, translating into MGRLLASEVQQLLHNKFVIILGDSVQRAVYKDLVLLLQKDCLLTPSQLKAKGELTFEQDKLVKGGQLGPLHNGTNYREVRQFSSDHHLVRFYFLTRVYSKYLEAILEELQSGEHAPDLIIMNSCLWDVSRYGPHSWNSYLQNLENLFGRLGEVLPESCLLVWNTAMPVGKKITARFLPRKPLPWAIPLRRIVVHANFYSSIKASNHGFDVLDLHFHFRHAWNCLQSDGVHWNEHAHRQLSYLLLTHVAEAWGVELPCRPPAPLGELIQDAPERQPQANRDQLDLSLSPPLPSPRRRPLLETPRPRLRPLLPPPVPPHHMSPPSWHYPQDCYFSSDHVVQSDQFYFQSDVPSSTQPGFAFEADFNFCSPPPMASFSPCYQQRAPVVYRGFSRYLVQGPYMPWRGQHRRSKRGASAHPESRRQ; encoded by the coding sequence ATGGGCCGTCTGCTGGCCTCCGAAGTACAGCAGCTGCTCCATAACAAATTTGTGATCATCCTGGGGGACTCCGTGCAGAGGGCCGTGTACAAAGACCTGGTGCTCCTGCTGCAGAAGGACTGCTTGCTCACTCCCAGCCAACTCAAGGCCAAGGGCGAACTGACCTTCGAACAGGACAAGCTGGTAAAAGGAGGTCAGCTGGGCCCCTTGCACAACGGTACCAACTACCGCGAGGTCCGCCAGTTTAGCTCAGATCACCATCTAGTGCGCTTTTACTTCCTCACGCGCGTGTACTCCAAGTACCTGGAGGCCATCTTGGAGGAACTCCAGTCCGGTGAGCATGCCCCGGACCTGATCATCATGAACTCCTGCCTCTGGGACGTCTCCAGGTATGGTCCGCATTCCTGGAACAGCTATCTGCAGAACCTGGAGAACCTGTTTGGGCGATTGGGCGAAGTTCTGCCTGAGTCTTGCCTCCTGGTGTGGAACACGGCCATGCCTGTGGGTAAGAAAATTACTGCACGCTTTCTGCCACGCAAGCCCCTGCCCTGGGCCATCCCTCTGCGAAGGATCGTGGTGCATGCCAACTTCTACAGCTCCATCAAGGCAAGTAATCATGGCTTCGATGTGCTAGACTTGCATTTCCACTTTCGTCATGCTTGGAATTGCCTGCAGTCAGATGGGGTGCACTGGAATGAGCACGCACACCGCCAGCTCTCCTACCTGCTGCTGACCCACGTGGCTGAGGCCTGGGGTGTGGAGCTACCCTGCCGCCCACCCGCACCCTTAGGCGAGCTGATCCAGGACGCTCCTGAGAGGCAGCCCCAGGCCAACCGAGATCAATTGGACTTATCTCTGTCCCCGCCCCTGCCTTCTCCCAGGCGTCGCCCCCTGCTCGAGACCCCACGGCCCCGCTTGCGCCCCCTACTGCCCCCTCCCGTTCCCCCACATCACATGTCACCCCCGTCCTGGCACTATCCCCAAGATTGCTACTTTTCCTCCGACCATGTTGTCCAGTCGGATCAATTCTATTTCCAATCAGATGTCCCCTCATCTACCCAGCCAGGATTTGCCTTCGAAGCTGACTTTAACTTTTGTTCCCCTCCACCTATGGCCAGCTTCTCACCCTGTTATCAGCAGCGGGCCCCAGTGGTGTACAGGGGTTTTTCCCGTTACCTAGTTCAAGGCCCCTATATGCCCTGGAGAGGGCAGCACAGACGATCAAAAAGAGGGGCCTCAGCCCACCCAGAGTCAAGGCGCCAGTAG